The Humulus lupulus chromosome 4, drHumLupu1.1, whole genome shotgun sequence genome has a window encoding:
- the LOC133828862 gene encoding GDSL esterase/lipase At3g48460-like, which translates to MAACNVLNFPITVSYFSSHQIMTMIITIVTILIISSPASINAKTKTSPLPFKKIYAFGDSFTDTGNTRSATGPSGFNHASNPPYGMTFFHHPTNRYSDGRLVIDFVAQSLSLPYLPPYKYIKGNSPNGVNFAVAGSTAIDHEFFVKNNLTLNITPQSIETQLLWFDKYLKKSVGCKAQNGICRAADLDDALFWVGEIGVNDYAYTIGSTVSSDTIRKMGISSYTRFLTALLKKGAKYLVVQGLPMSGCLPMAMTLAPPNDRDNIGCVKSVNNQSYTHNLAILKLVKSLRRQFPRAVITYADYWTAYLTVMQSPAKFGIKETFKACCGTGDPYNFDVFSVCGMPTISACRNPSQYVNWDGVHLTEAMYKVVSDMFLKGSHTHPRFSYLLDQKLHQG; encoded by the exons ATGGCTGCATGTAATGTGTTAAACTTTCCAATTACGGTTTCATACTTCTCTTCTCATCAAATAATGACCATGATCATCACCATAGTCACCATCTTGATCATATCTTCTCCAGCCTCTATTAATGCCAAAACCAAAACAAGCCCACTTCCCTTTAAGAAAATCTATGCCTTTGGTGACTCTTTTACAGACACTGGCAACACCAGGTCGGCTACTGGGCCAAGTGGCTTTAACCATGCCTCTAACCCTCCGTACGGGATGACCTTCTTTCACCACCCAACGAACCGGTACTCAGATGGACGGTTGGTGATTGACTTCGTGGCACAATCACTTTCGTTGCCTTACTTGCCTCCTTATAAATATATCAAGGGAAATTCACCAAATGGGGTCAACTTTGCTGTTGCTGGTTCCACTGCTATAGACCATGAGTTCTTTGTTAAGAACAACCTTACTCTTAATATCACTCCTCAGTCTATTGAGACTCAGCTTCTTTGGTTCGATAAGTACTTGAAGAAAAGTGTTGGGTGTAAAGCTCAGAATGGAATTTGCAGGGCTGCTGACcttgatgatgctctgttttgggtTGGTGAGATTGGTGTCAATGACTATGCTTACACTATTGGATCCACTGTTTCCAGTGACACTATTCGGAAGATGGGCATCAGTAGCTATACTCGGTTTTTAACG GCATTGTTAAAGAAAGGAGCGAAGTATCTTGTGGTTCAAGGCTTGCCAATGTCAGGATGCTTGCCTATGGCCATGACATTAGCTCCCCCAAATGACAGGGACAACATAGGCTGTGTCAAGAGTGTGAACAACCAAAGTTACACTCACAACCTAGCCATCTTAAAGCTGGTGAAATCTCTTAGAAGACAGTTCCCCCGTGCTGTCATAACATACGCCGATTACTGGACCGCCTACCTAACGGTCATGCAAAGTCCAGCCAAATTTGGTATTAAGGAGACATTTAAAGCTTGTTGTGGCACGGGTGATCCTTATAACTTTGATGTGTTTTCTGTTTGTGGGATGCCTACTATCAGTGCCTGTCGAAACCCGTCTCAGTATGTGAATTGGGATGGAGTTCATCTCACTGAAGCCATGTATAAGGTGGTCTCTGATATGTTCCTTAAGGGATCACATACTCACCCTCGTTTCAGTTACTTGTTAGACCAGAAATTACACCAAGGATAA